One genomic window of Dama dama isolate Ldn47 chromosome 7, ASM3311817v1, whole genome shotgun sequence includes the following:
- the IL17A gene encoding interleukin-17A: protein MASLRTSSMSLLLLLSLVALVKAGVIIPQSPGCPPTEDKNFPQHVRVNLNIVNRNTNSRRPTDYHKRSTSPWTLHRNEDPERYPSVIWEAKCSHSGCINAEGKVDHHMNSVTIQQEILVLRREPRHCPHSFRLEKMLVAVGCTCVTPIVRHVA from the exons ATGGCTTCTCTGAGAACTTCATCTATG TCACTGCTACTGCTTCTGAGTCTGGTGGCTCTTGTGAAGGCAGGAGTCATCATCCCACAGAGTCCAGGCTGCCCACCTACTGAGGACAAGAACTTCCCGCAACATGTGAGGGTCAACCTAAACATCGTTAACCGGAACACGAACTCCAGAAGGCCCACTGATTACCACAAGCGTTCCACCTCACCTTGGACTCTCCA CCGCAATGAGGACCCTGAGAGGTACCCCTCTGTGATCTGGGAGGCCAAATGCAGCCACTCAGGCTGTATCAATGCTGAAGGGAAGGTGGACCATCACATGAACTCTGTCACCATCCAGCAAGAGATCCTGGTCCTACGGAGGGAGCCTCGGCACTGCCCTCACTCCTTCCGGCTCGAGAAGATGTTGGTGGCCGTGGGCTGCACCTGTGTCACCCCCATTGTCCGCCACGTGGCTTAA